A single Pseudomonas putida DNA region contains:
- the queC gene encoding 7-cyano-7-deazaguanine synthase QueC, translating into MTEKRAVILLSGGLDSATVVAMAKAEGYSCYTMSFDYGQRHRAELNAAARVARDLGVVEHKVIGLNLDGIGGSALTDSSIDVPETPGEGIPVTYVPARNTVFLSLALGWAEVLEARDIFIGVNAVDYSGYPDCRPEFVEAFERMANLATKAGVEGQGFRIQAPLQNMSKAQIVQAGIARGVDYSLTVSCYQANDEGQACGKCDSCRLRADGFKAAGVADPTRYF; encoded by the coding sequence ATGACTGAGAAACGCGCGGTAATCCTGCTGTCTGGCGGCCTCGACTCGGCCACGGTCGTAGCCATGGCCAAGGCCGAAGGCTACAGCTGCTACACCATGAGCTTCGACTATGGCCAGCGCCATCGCGCCGAGCTGAATGCCGCAGCCCGCGTCGCCCGTGACCTGGGCGTGGTCGAGCACAAGGTCATTGGCCTGAACCTCGATGGTATCGGCGGCTCGGCCCTGACCGACAGCAGCATCGATGTGCCGGAGACTCCGGGCGAGGGCATCCCGGTGACCTACGTGCCGGCCCGCAACACCGTGTTCCTGTCGCTGGCCCTGGGCTGGGCGGAAGTATTGGAAGCGCGTGACATCTTCATCGGTGTCAACGCCGTGGACTATTCCGGCTACCCGGATTGCCGCCCAGAGTTCGTCGAGGCCTTCGAGCGCATGGCCAACCTGGCCACCAAGGCGGGTGTCGAAGGGCAGGGCTTCCGCATCCAGGCACCGCTGCAGAACATGAGCAAGGCGCAGATCGTGCAAGCGGGTATCGCCCGAGGTGTGGACTACAGCCTGACGGTCTCCTGCTACCAGGCTAATGATGAAGGCCAGGCCTGTGGCAAGTGCGACAGCTGCCGTCTGCGTGCTGATGGTTTCAAGGCGGCGGGCGTAGCAGATCCAACCCGCTACTTCTGA
- the queE gene encoding 7-carboxy-7-deazaguanine synthase QueE, whose product MQDTLRITEVFYSLQGETRTAGLPTVFVRLTGCPLRCQYCDSAYAFTGGTIRTLDSILEQVAGFKPRYVCVTGGEPLAQPNALPLLQRLCDAGYEVSLETSGALDISGTDVRVSRVVDLKTPGSEESHRNRYENIEQLTRNDQVKFVICSREDYDWAVSKLIQYNLAERAGEVLFSPSHHQVSATDLADWIVADNLPVRFQMQLHKLLWNDEPGR is encoded by the coding sequence ATGCAAGACACATTACGCATCACCGAAGTCTTTTACTCTTTGCAGGGTGAAACACGAACGGCTGGGCTGCCCACGGTTTTCGTGCGCCTGACCGGTTGCCCCCTGCGCTGCCAGTACTGCGACAGTGCCTACGCCTTCACCGGCGGTACCATTCGCACCCTCGATTCGATCCTTGAGCAGGTGGCCGGCTTCAAGCCGCGTTATGTCTGCGTTACCGGTGGCGAGCCATTGGCCCAGCCGAACGCCTTGCCGCTGCTGCAACGCCTGTGCGATGCCGGCTACGAGGTCTCGCTGGAAACCAGTGGCGCCCTCGATATTTCTGGCACCGACGTGCGCGTCAGCCGTGTGGTCGACCTCAAGACCCCAGGCTCGGAAGAGTCGCACCGCAACCGCTACGAGAACATCGAGCAGTTGACCCGCAACGACCAGGTCAAGTTCGTCATCTGTTCCCGCGAGGACTATGACTGGGCAGTGTCCAAGCTGATCCAGTACAACCTGGCCGAACGCGCTGGCGAAGTGCTGTTCTCGCCCAGCCATCATCAGGTGAGCGCCACCGACCTGGCTGACTGGATCGTCGCCGACAACCTGCCCGTGCGCTTCCAGATGCAGCTGCACAAGCTGCTGTGGAACGACGAACCCGGACGTTGA